The Pseudomonas sp. B21-023 genomic interval AGCCATTCGCCGTGGTGCTGGCCGACGACCTGTGCGTCAACCCGGAAGGTGACGGCGTATTGACCCAGATGGTCAAGCTGTTCAAGCAGTACCGCTGCTCGATCGTTGCCATCCAGGAAGTCGACCCGCAGGAAACCAACAAGTACGGTGTGATCGCCGGCGAAATGATCCGTGACGACATCTACCGCGTGACCAACATGGTCGAGAAGCCGAAGCCGGAAGATGCACCGTCGAACCTGGCGATCATCGGTCGCTACATCCTGACTCCGGACATCTTCGACATCATCGCCAACACCGAACCTGGCAAGGGCGGCGAGATCCAGATCACCGACGCCCTGCTGCAACAGGCCAAGGATGGCTGCGTGATCGCCTACAAGTTCAAGGGCAAGCGTTTCGACTGCGGTGGCGCCGAGGGTTACATCGACGCGACCAACTTCTGCTTCGAGAACTACTACAAGACTGGCAAGGCGTACTAAGCCACAAGCTTTAAGCTTCAAGCGGCAAGAACCGGCGCGCGTCTGCTTGTACTTGTCGCTTGACGCTTGCAGCTAGCCACGAAAAGAGCCACCCTCGGGTGGCTTTTTTTGTGGAGTCTGGAAAGTGGCCTACGATTTTGATCTGTTCGTGATTGGCGCCGGTTCCGGCGGTGT includes:
- the galU gene encoding UTP--glucose-1-phosphate uridylyltransferase GalU translates to MIKKCLFPAAGYGTRFLPATKAMPKEMLPVVNKPLIQYGVEEALDAGLSEISIVTGRGKRALEDHFDISYELENQIKGTDKEKYLVGIRRLLDECSFSYTRQTEMKGLGHAILTGRPLIGDEPFAVVLADDLCVNPEGDGVLTQMVKLFKQYRCSIVAIQEVDPQETNKYGVIAGEMIRDDIYRVTNMVEKPKPEDAPSNLAIIGRYILTPDIFDIIANTEPGKGGEIQITDALLQQAKDGCVIAYKFKGKRFDCGGAEGYIDATNFCFENYYKTGKAY